CCGAGTCAGTTTTAAGTTCCCGTTGAGTAAAATCATAACTATAAACACCCTCAGAAGTCAATATGATCCATCTATCTTTTAGTAAAAAACAACCTGTCACTAAGATATTCTTAGATTGTGAAGATGCAAGTTTGCGCAATGAAGATGTCGATTGATCAAAAAGAAAAATCTTATTATCTTTAGTCAAAAAATAGACCTTATCCTGAAAACAAATTGATTGGTAAAAAGCCTCTTTTCTAGCTATAATAGAAGTGGTTTCACCAGAGACTTTCGTTAAACCCTTCCTTGAACCAATCCAAATATCTCCATTCTTTCCTTCAGAAACAAACAGCACACCATCATCAGGAAGCTTTCCATTTGAGGCTTTATAGGTAATCGAAGAAAAACCTTTTTTAGCATCGTAGATAATTCTCCGGCATCCATTTCCATCATGCCAGATCCAGACATCTCCGCTTCGAGTGAATATTTTCTTTGAATACTTTTGCTTAAATTCTCCACAACCTGTAAAATCAACGAAACAAGCTTTTCTCAAATCATAACAACTAAATTGTTCAGAAGAAAAGGATATCCACAGAAATCCATTTTTGTCTTCATCCATATCATACACACGACGGTCCTGCAACGAAAAAGGATTATCTACAGAAGGGTAAAAAGAGAGAAAAGAATTTCCATCATAACGACTCAAACCATTCAAGGTGCCCAGCCACATAAAACCTTTACTATCTTGAAAAAAAGAACGAACAGAATTATTTGGGAGTCCGTCAGCAATAGTTATCTGTTTAGAACGAATTTCAATGGAAGCAGAAGCTTCACGAACACATATCAATAAGAGAAGAGCGATCAGAAATTTTCTCATGTGTTTCAAATTAAGGATTACAATTACGAGACAAAAGTAACAGAAAGAATGCTGACTTTTGTCTCGTAATGAGATTTTCTGAAAAAAAGGAGAACAAAAATTACTCCATTCTAAATATTTCCTTTAATGGAATACTTACAGGAGAATTATCGGGATTCGTTTCCATTATATCAGCCATATAATCCCACCACTTCTGAACAATAGGGCTACTTCCCATATCTTGAGATGATTCATCGCCCTTCACTTTTTGGCAAGCAAACAAAATATTAGTTTCTTTATCCCAATAAATAGAATAATCATACACTCCGCCATCAGATAACATTTTCTTCAATTCCGGCCAGATAGCATTGTGTCTCTTCTCATACTCTGCTTCGCACCCCGGTTTAAGATACATTTTAAAAGCTTCTCTTTTCATAGTGTGTTTTCCTTTCTTTAATTATTATTTTAAATTGATATACACAGGATTATCCCTGTCACAATAGATTTCTCCATTTTTATATTTCAACTCCGCAACTTGTAAACTAGAGCGACGAGTATCAGGTGTATCCACTTTCGCTGCTGCGCCAGTACGTCCTGGATGAGTAAAATAAAAGATATAAGCACGCCCATTATTCACGACTACATCTGCATGCTGTCCTTGCGTTCCGTCATCAAGTCCATTTCCTCCTCCTTGAAGTATGTTTTTTGGCTGGCGCATCCAATTCTCCATATCATTAGACGAATAAACACCCAAGCCATCCCAATTATCAACAATCATGAAATATTTTCCTTTCCATTGAAAAACCTTGGGTCCTTCACCTCGACGATCCCAAATAGCTTTCCCATAATTTTTCCAATTCACAAGATCCTTACTTTCAGAATAGTAAATGGATTTATTATCTCGCTCATTATTATAATACATTCTCCACAATCCGGCAGATGTTTTAATCAATCCGGCATCAATTACTTTATCAGAAGCTAACTTCACCTTAGCTTGAAATGTCCAATCGATCAAATCCGTACTGGTCAGATGCACAATTTCCCGTTCATGCGCCCAGTCAGTAAACGTTCCAGGCACAATAGTAAGAAACATGTGATAAATTCCTCCTTCTTCTATTACATCGGGAGCCCAATAAGTATAATCTTTACCACCATAAGTTATTTTTGCATCACAACGATATTTCCAAGTAGCACCACCATCAGTAGATTCGGCTATTCCAATTGGAGTACCATGTACCCAGTCCACTCCATGAGTCTCTTTCATATTAGCCCGGCGATTAGTATAAAACATAAACCAACGTTGCTCCTTCTTATTCCAAATGAGCGTAGGATCCGCCGCTCCATCAAATTTAGGATCACGAAATAACGGTTTATCAGCCGCCTTATATTCTCTGTTTAGAGCCTTCTTATCAACATAATTATTCAAGGAGAAATTCGTCAAAGCATTTAAGCCCTGAATAATCGATTTGCAATTCAAGATTGCTCCATTATATCTCGTATGTACTCCATCCTTGTAAAACGCTTTTGTCTTCTCCTCTCCCATAGCTTCAAACTTCTTGGCAGAGATATCGTTTAAATCAATAAAAGAAACACCTTCATTACGAGCAACTTCGGATGCCCACGCAGTATACCGATCCGTAAAACGCTTCATGTGACCGTCCGCCCATCTATTCCCGGGAGTAGGCGATAGGATAATTACATTTGCTCCATGCGCCTTTGCCTGCCTAACAAAAATACGTAAATAATGTCCATAAGTAAAAACCTCCTCCGGACCTCCTGTTCTCTCCATTATAACCGTTTGGGATTCTTCTCCGATACCTTTTAAAGAAGCTCGTGCCCTTCCTGTATTCAACGGACCACCATCATTATGCCCAAATTGAATAAAAAGATAATCTCCTTTCTTTATTCCTGGTAACACTTTATCCCATAGACCTTCTGTAAAGAAGGTACGACTACTACGCCCTCCTAAAGCATGATTCTCCACAGAGATACGACTTCTATCAAAAAAGTAATCAAAGAAATCTCCCCAACCCCACATATCACCATCACCTTCACCTTTGCCATTTTTGACAGTTGAATCACCAATTAAAAAGACAACCGGTGCTTGTTCATTTTTACGAGTACTTCCTGCAATGATCTGATTCCATCTATTATCAAAGATACTAAAAATAGGTTTATTCGTTGGCTGTTCAATAGAATAAAACTGCACAGCACTATCATTCATCTTTGGATGTTGTTGCTTCAAAAGATTTATCATTTCCGCACCTGCCCAAATCACAGGACCATAACCATGAGCCGCATAGACATTAACCGGACGATAATAATAATA
This is a stretch of genomic DNA from uncultured Bacteroides sp.. It encodes these proteins:
- a CDS encoding GDSL-type esterase/lipase family protein; its protein translation is MFSIFDNRWNQIIAGSTRKNEQAPVVFLIGDSTVKNGKGEGDGDMWGWGDFFDYFFDRSRISVENHALGGRSSRTFFTEGLWDKVLPGIKKGDYLFIQFGHNDGGPLNTGRARASLKGIGEESQTVIMERTGGPEEVFTYGHYLRIFVRQAKAHGANVIILSPTPGNRWADGHMKRFTDRYTAWASEVARNEGVSFIDLNDISAKKFEAMGEEKTKAFYKDGVHTRYNGAILNCKSIIQGLNALTNFSLNNYVDKKALNREYKAADKPLFRDPKFDGAADPTLIWNKKEQRWFMFYTNRRANMKETHGVDWVHGTPIGIAESTDGGATWKYRCDAKITYGGKDYTYWAPDVIEEGGIYHMFLTIVPGTFTDWAHEREIVHLTSTDLIDWTFQAKVKLASDKVIDAGLIKTSAGLWRMYYNNERDNKSIYYSESKDLVNWKNYGKAIWDRRGEGPKVFQWKGKYFMIVDNWDGLGVYSSNDMENWMRQPKNILQGGGNGLDDGTQGQHADVVVNNGRAYIFYFTHPGRTGAAAKVDTPDTRRSSLQVAELKYKNGEIYCDRDNPVYINLK
- the rhaM gene encoding L-rhamnose mutarotase; amino-acid sequence: MKREAFKMYLKPGCEAEYEKRHNAIWPELKKMLSDGGVYDYSIYWDKETNILFACQKVKGDESSQDMGSSPIVQKWWDYMADIMETNPDNSPVSIPLKEIFRME